The following are encoded together in the Desulfovibrio legallii genome:
- a CDS encoding UbiD family decarboxylase gives MAGWRNLRECLTDLEAHGQLVRVDAPVDPYLELAAIQRRAFRAKAPALLFTRVNGTSFPVLTNLFGTRERLYHIFRHSLPAARAVLRAAADPAAVARRPWKFLTALPGLPRLLPHVQRAGAQRAKAAPVLECRCTLRDLPQITAWPGDGGPFITLPLVYSEDPDRPGPDAANLGMYRVQMAGNAYAPDEVGLHYQIHRGLGVHHAHALAQGRALPVHVYVGGPPGLTVAAVMPLPEGLSELRFAGLLDGRRCALARMPDLPLPVLAQADFCLSGHILPDLKPEGPFGDHVGYYSLTHDFPVLRVEAVYHRKDAVWPCTAVGRPPQEDTVFGDFIHELTGPLVPRVFHGVREVHAVDAAGVHPLLLALGSERYTPYEAIRRPRELLTAALHLLGTTQTALAKYVLLAAHEDAPGLSARDVPAFLRHVLERTDFARDLHYITRSTGDTLDYTGVDLHEGSKLIWAAAGPARRRLGTELSGPAADLPALPAGFGPVRMAGPGMLALGGPRHTLERNCPDPCMEALTRALEAWPGREAFPLLVVADDADFCAAHLDNFLWVTFTRSDPATDVYGVKAAIQAKHWSCEAPLLVDARQKPFHAPPLEEDPAVVRRVEALAAPGGPLHNLL, from the coding sequence ATGGCCGGCTGGCGCAATCTGCGGGAATGCCTCACGGATCTGGAGGCCCACGGTCAGCTGGTGCGCGTGGACGCGCCCGTGGACCCCTATCTGGAACTGGCCGCCATTCAGCGCCGGGCCTTCCGGGCCAAGGCCCCGGCCCTGCTCTTTACCCGCGTGAACGGCACGTCCTTTCCCGTACTCACCAATCTGTTCGGCACGCGGGAACGCCTCTACCACATTTTTCGCCACAGCCTGCCTGCGGCGCGCGCCGTGCTGCGGGCCGCCGCCGACCCCGCCGCCGTGGCCCGCCGTCCATGGAAATTCCTTACGGCCCTGCCGGGGCTGCCGCGCCTTTTGCCGCACGTGCAGCGGGCCGGCGCACAGCGGGCCAAAGCCGCGCCCGTGCTGGAATGCCGCTGCACACTGCGCGACCTGCCACAAATCACGGCCTGGCCCGGCGATGGCGGCCCCTTCATCACCCTGCCCCTGGTCTACAGCGAAGACCCGGACCGCCCCGGCCCCGACGCCGCCAACCTGGGCATGTACCGCGTGCAGATGGCGGGCAATGCCTATGCGCCGGACGAAGTGGGCCTGCACTACCAGATCCACCGGGGCTTGGGCGTGCACCATGCCCACGCCCTGGCGCAAGGCCGCGCCCTGCCCGTGCACGTCTATGTGGGCGGTCCCCCCGGCCTCACCGTGGCGGCGGTCATGCCCCTGCCGGAAGGGCTTTCGGAGCTGCGCTTTGCCGGCCTGCTGGACGGACGACGCTGCGCCCTTGCGCGCATGCCGGACCTGCCCCTGCCCGTGCTTGCCCAGGCGGATTTCTGCCTCAGCGGGCACATCCTGCCCGACCTCAAACCTGAAGGGCCCTTCGGCGACCATGTGGGCTACTACAGCCTGACCCACGACTTTCCCGTACTGCGGGTAGAGGCCGTATACCACCGCAAGGACGCGGTCTGGCCCTGCACGGCCGTGGGCCGCCCGCCGCAGGAGGATACGGTCTTCGGCGATTTTATCCACGAGCTCACCGGACCGCTGGTGCCGCGCGTGTTCCACGGGGTACGCGAGGTGCACGCCGTGGACGCCGCCGGGGTGCATCCCCTTTTGCTGGCCCTGGGCAGTGAGCGCTATACGCCGTATGAAGCAATCCGTCGCCCACGCGAACTGCTCACCGCCGCTCTGCACTTACTGGGGACCACCCAGACCGCCCTGGCCAAGTACGTGCTCCTGGCCGCGCACGAAGACGCCCCCGGCCTTTCGGCCCGCGACGTGCCGGCTTTTTTGCGTCATGTGCTGGAGCGCACAGACTTTGCCCGCGACCTGCACTACATCACCCGCAGCACAGGCGACACCTTGGACTACACGGGCGTGGACCTGCACGAGGGCTCCAAACTCATCTGGGCGGCGGCCGGTCCGGCCCGGCGGCGGCTGGGCACGGAGCTGAGCGGCCCGGCGGCGGACCTGCCCGCCCTGCCCGCGGGCTTCGGCCCCGTGCGTATGGCCGGGCCCGGCATGCTGGCGCTGGGCGGCCCGCGCCATACGCTGGAACGCAACTGCCCGGACCCGTGCATGGAGGCCCTGACGCGCGCGCTGGAGGCCTGGCCCGGGCGCGAGGCCTTTCCGCTGCTGGTGGTGGCGGACGACGCGGACTTCTGCGCCGCCCACCTGGACAATTTTTTGTGGGTGACCTTCACCCGCTCAGACCCGGCCACAGACGTGTATGGCGTCAAAGCCGCCATACAGGCCAAGCACTGGTCCTGTGAAGCGCCCCTCCTGGTGGACGCCCGCCAAAAGCCCTTCCACGCCCCCCCCCTGGAAGAGGATCCGGCCGTTGTCCGCAGGGTGGAAGCCCTGGCCGCCCCCGGCGGCCCCTTGCACAACCTTCTTTAA
- a CDS encoding serine/threonine protein phosphatase: MNNNALFRPGLGIAVGVWLALCGLPLPPCSAVPEAQAAAPAKKSAPQKAALSVYEKQPPVTEKELLRFLDVLPQFRAWARAGNEEAHPILRNNKADFLYSPQAAAWVQQRNWDPVRFFCVMGRMAAALAIVEEGNEMGARSRDMPDVTDDELALARKHLGSILKAGSSVPPISR, from the coding sequence ATGAATAATAACGCTCTGTTCCGCCCCGGATTGGGGATCGCGGTAGGGGTCTGGCTGGCGCTCTGCGGCCTGCCTCTGCCGCCCTGCAGCGCCGTGCCGGAGGCTCAGGCCGCCGCACCGGCCAAAAAAAGCGCACCGCAGAAGGCCGCCCTTTCCGTCTATGAAAAACAGCCGCCGGTAACGGAAAAAGAACTGCTGCGTTTTCTGGACGTGCTGCCTCAGTTCCGCGCCTGGGCGCGGGCCGGCAATGAAGAGGCCCACCCTATCCTGCGCAACAACAAGGCGGATTTTCTTTACTCCCCCCAGGCAGCCGCCTGGGTGCAACAGCGCAATTGGGATCCCGTGCGCTTTTTCTGCGTCATGGGGCGCATGGCCGCGGCTCTGGCCATTGTGGAGGAAGGCAACGAAATGGGCGCACGCTCTCGTGATATGCCCGACGTGACCGATGACGAACTGGCCCTGGCACGCAAACATCTGGGCAGTATTCTCAAGGCCGGCAGCAGCGTGCCGCCCATCAGCCGCTAG
- the nadE gene encoding NAD(+) synthase has translation MKIALLQCNSVTGDVAGNTERILEAARQAATAGAELCVTPELALCGVAPGHYLCAEDFAGGCRRALDRLAAALAQGPALLVGAPVPSVYASGLLSNAAVLVHKGGWQVVSRKVYQNQGQNQGQAPGAAQYQDEDARYFDRGISCGIVTLGGWRLGVVLCEDALSEENAFWKTRYASGHNPLMELVQRGVDAIVHMAASTFCVGAQEAGEHMLSHVAARHHVHLFSVNLVGGNDSRVYNGQSLGFDPTGQLLARGKAFAEDVLVVDTASNQNGGKTPEPLCACEEEACWRALVLGTGDFVRKCGLEKAIVAISGGMDSALVCSVAVEALGAKNVTGVLLPSPHSSEGSVKDAAALAANLGIRTVTMPIGPLMEAFAVALKPGLDLFPQLPGDVTFENVQARIRGTLITSLANRAQALVLNTGNKSEGAMGYCTLYGDSVGALAVIGDLTKTQVYAVGRWYNAHRGQEIIPEDIFTKAPSAELRPGQKDSDSLLPYEELDPILEDLLLPSAPGTARLAPQRLEVRRKLFAAEFKRRQEPLALHLSRVPFGAAWQTPVAGRYRLPEA, from the coding sequence ATGAAAATCGCTCTTTTACAGTGCAACAGCGTCACCGGCGACGTGGCCGGCAACACGGAACGCATCCTTGAAGCCGCCCGCCAGGCGGCCACCGCCGGGGCCGAGCTCTGCGTCACGCCGGAACTGGCCCTCTGCGGCGTGGCTCCGGGGCACTACCTCTGCGCCGAAGATTTTGCGGGCGGTTGTCGGCGGGCTCTGGACCGCCTGGCCGCAGCCCTGGCCCAGGGGCCGGCCCTGCTGGTGGGCGCGCCCGTGCCCAGCGTGTACGCCTCCGGTCTCTTGTCCAACGCGGCCGTGCTGGTGCACAAGGGCGGCTGGCAGGTGGTTTCGCGCAAGGTCTACCAAAACCAGGGGCAAAACCAGGGGCAGGCCCCCGGCGCGGCGCAATACCAGGACGAGGACGCCCGCTATTTCGACCGGGGCATTTCCTGCGGCATCGTGACCCTGGGCGGCTGGCGGCTGGGCGTGGTGCTTTGCGAAGACGCCCTCAGCGAAGAAAACGCCTTCTGGAAAACCCGCTACGCCAGTGGGCACAATCCGCTGATGGAGCTGGTGCAGCGGGGTGTGGACGCCATCGTTCACATGGCGGCCTCAACCTTCTGCGTGGGCGCGCAGGAAGCGGGCGAACACATGCTCTCCCATGTGGCGGCCCGGCACCATGTACACTTGTTTTCCGTCAACCTGGTGGGCGGCAACGACAGCCGGGTTTACAACGGCCAAAGCCTGGGGTTTGACCCCACAGGCCAACTGCTGGCGCGGGGCAAAGCCTTTGCCGAAGACGTGCTGGTGGTGGACACCGCGTCCAACCAGAACGGCGGCAAAACGCCCGAACCCCTCTGCGCCTGCGAGGAAGAAGCCTGCTGGCGCGCTCTGGTGCTGGGCACCGGCGACTTTGTACGCAAGTGCGGGCTGGAAAAGGCCATTGTGGCCATTTCCGGCGGCATGGATTCGGCCCTGGTCTGCAGTGTGGCCGTAGAGGCCCTGGGCGCAAAAAATGTCACGGGTGTGCTCTTGCCCTCCCCCCACAGCAGCGAGGGCAGCGTCAAGGATGCCGCCGCACTGGCGGCCAACCTGGGCATACGCACCGTAACCATGCCCATCGGCCCCCTCATGGAGGCCTTTGCCGTGGCCCTCAAGCCTGGTCTGGACCTGTTCCCCCAGCTGCCCGGCGACGTTACCTTTGAAAATGTCCAGGCCCGCATCCGGGGCACGCTCATCACTTCGCTGGCCAACCGCGCCCAGGCCCTGGTGCTCAATACAGGCAACAAAAGCGAGGGGGCTATGGGCTACTGCACCCTCTATGGCGATTCCGTGGGCGCGCTGGCCGTCATCGGCGACCTGACCAAAACCCAGGTCTATGCCGTAGGCCGCTGGTACAACGCCCACCGGGGCCAGGAAATCATCCCCGAAGACATCTTTACCAAAGCCCCCTCAGCGGAACTGCGCCCCGGCCAGAAAGATTCGGACAGCCTCCTGCCTTATGAGGAGCTGGACCCTATTCTGGAAGACCTGCTGCTGCCTTCTGCGCCGGGCACGGCAAGGCTTGCGCCCCAACGCCTGGAAGTGCGGCGCAAGCTCTTTGCCGCCGAGTTCAAGCGGCGGCAGGAACCCCTGGCCCTGCACCTGAGCCGCGTGCCCTTCGGCGCGGCCTGGCAGACGCCCGTGGCCGGCCGTTACCGCCTGCCCGAAGCCTGA
- the glpX gene encoding class II fructose-bisphosphatase, with amino-acid sequence MAEAPEKNLALDIVRITEAAALASARWLGRGDKEAGDGAAVDAMRVSFATLNIDGLVIIGEGEKDHAPMLFNGEKVGKGTGPCLDVAVDPVEGTNLLAYGRPNAISVVGVAPHGSMFNPGPSYYMQKLVVPREARDVVDLDAPVKENLNRVAKALDKSVQDLVVFVLDKPRHKKLINDIRAAGARIQLQTDGDVAGALMAVDPRSEVDIMMGTGGTPEGVLSACAIKGMGGQLLARLDPQSYVEKEAITEAGIDVREVLTVHDLIRSDDCFFAATGISGGDFLRGVRYSPRHAVTHSLVLRGKTGTLRYVESYHNLDRLTKFSAVRY; translated from the coding sequence ATGGCGGAAGCACCGGAAAAAAATCTGGCCCTGGACATTGTACGCATCACCGAGGCGGCGGCCCTGGCATCGGCCCGCTGGCTCGGCAGGGGAGACAAAGAAGCCGGCGACGGCGCCGCCGTGGATGCCATGCGGGTGAGCTTTGCCACCCTCAACATTGACGGCCTGGTGATCATCGGCGAGGGCGAAAAAGACCACGCCCCCATGCTTTTTAACGGCGAAAAGGTGGGCAAAGGCACTGGCCCCTGCCTGGACGTGGCCGTGGACCCCGTGGAAGGCACCAATCTGCTGGCCTACGGACGGCCCAACGCCATTTCCGTAGTGGGCGTGGCCCCGCACGGCAGCATGTTCAACCCCGGCCCCAGCTATTACATGCAGAAGCTGGTGGTGCCCCGCGAAGCCCGCGACGTGGTGGACCTGGACGCCCCGGTGAAAGAAAATCTCAACCGCGTGGCCAAAGCCCTGGACAAGAGCGTACAGGATCTGGTGGTTTTTGTGCTGGACAAACCCCGGCACAAAAAGCTCATTAACGACATCCGCGCCGCCGGAGCGCGCATTCAGCTGCAAACCGACGGTGATGTGGCCGGGGCGCTTATGGCCGTGGACCCGCGCTCTGAAGTGGACATCATGATGGGCACGGGCGGTACGCCCGAAGGCGTGCTTTCTGCCTGCGCCATCAAGGGCATGGGCGGCCAGTTGCTGGCCCGGCTCGACCCTCAGTCCTATGTGGAAAAAGAGGCCATTACCGAGGCCGGCATTGACGTGCGTGAAGTACTCACCGTGCACGACCTGATCCGCAGCGACGACTGTTTCTTTGCCGCCACGGGCATTTCCGGCGGCGATTTTCTGCGCGGCGTGCGCTACAGCCCCCGCCACGCCGTGACCCATTCGCTGGTTCTGCGCGGCAAAACCGGTACCCTGCGGTATGTGGAATCCTACCACAACCTGGACCGGCTCACCAAATTCAGCGCGGTGCGGTACTGA
- a CDS encoding NUDIX domain-containing protein, producing MQRQVRCPHCGKAYAAYRNPTPTTDVIIYTPERGVVVIRRANPPLGYALPGGFIEEGESAEAAALREAQEETGLVVELTGLLGVYSRPDRDPRQHTLSVVFTGRPLHPEALRAGDDAAQAAFYPLEALPTPLAFDHADILTDFCLVLAGKRTLAGLQPPVPLNAAPGGEA from the coding sequence GCGGCAAAGCCTATGCCGCCTACCGCAACCCCACGCCCACCACGGATGTGATCATCTACACGCCGGAGCGCGGCGTAGTCGTCATCCGCCGGGCCAATCCGCCCCTGGGCTACGCCCTGCCAGGCGGCTTTATCGAAGAGGGCGAATCCGCCGAAGCCGCCGCCCTGCGCGAAGCGCAGGAAGAAACCGGCCTTGTGGTGGAGCTTACCGGCCTGCTGGGCGTCTATTCCCGGCCCGATCGCGACCCCCGACAGCACACCCTCAGCGTGGTCTTTACGGGCCGCCCCCTCCACCCCGAAGCCCTCCGCGCCGGCGACGACGCGGCCCAGGCCGCCTTCTATCCTCTTGAGGCCCTGCCCACGCCCCTGGCCTTTGACCATGCGGATATCCTGACGGACTTTTGCCTGGTGCTCGCCGGAAAACGCACCCTGGCCGGGCTGCAGCCCCCTGTGCCTCTGAACGCCGCGCCCGGCGGGGAGGCCTGA